Proteins from a single region of Pelagicoccus enzymogenes:
- a CDS encoding bi-domain-containing oxidoreductase, translating to MRQILQNLGNGETLLADVPTPKLSAGQVLIRSTRTVISAGTERMLVDFGKANWIDKARQQPDKVRMVLKKIKTDGLMPTIEAVRSKLDQPLPLGYCNAGTVLESKVDGIKPGDRIVSNGPHAEVVRMPKNLCAKIPDNVDDESAAFTVLGSIALQGVRLAKPTIGESVAVIGLGLIGLITVQILRANGCRVIGIDFDSEKCKFAQSFGAETVDLSKGEDPVAAGMAFSRGRGMDAVIITASTKSDEPVSNAANMSRKRGRIILVGVVGLQLSRAEFYDKELTFQVSCSYGPGRYDDSYELKGQDYPVGFVRWTEQRNFEAILDMMASGAIDMRPLISHRFSFDDALDAYAQLDDKSSLGILLEYPEAAGPDLVSSTIRLTEAKRAPQKAQCSFLGGGNYAGRILIPAFSKAGASLDTIVTSSGASGATQGRKHGFQNAATSEDAVLNSASTDTIAIATRHNLHAKQTCEALKAGKNVFVEKPLAMTLDELSEIEACYRAAGNNQPLVMVGFNRRFSQHATKMKALLDSVKEPKSLVFTINAGEIPMDHWTQDPAIGGGRIIGEACHFIDFARFLVGAPIKSFYGAKLGNPDQRLATTEDKATLILSFEDGSQATIHYLANGDKGFPKERIEAFAGQKVLQLDNFKSLKGFGWKGFSKFKTRSQDKGQNACVQAFVDAIKSGSAAPVEMDQLIEVSRVTIQLAEQLKG from the coding sequence ATGAGACAGATCCTTCAAAATCTTGGAAACGGCGAAACTCTACTCGCCGACGTCCCCACTCCCAAACTAAGTGCAGGCCAGGTTCTCATTCGCAGCACGCGCACTGTAATCTCTGCTGGAACCGAGCGCATGCTAGTCGATTTTGGCAAGGCCAACTGGATAGACAAGGCACGGCAACAACCTGACAAAGTTCGAATGGTCCTAAAAAAGATCAAGACCGACGGACTCATGCCCACCATCGAAGCTGTGCGCTCCAAACTCGATCAACCACTCCCCCTTGGCTACTGCAACGCTGGAACAGTGCTTGAGTCCAAAGTGGACGGAATCAAACCGGGTGACCGCATAGTATCGAACGGCCCCCACGCAGAAGTGGTTCGAATGCCAAAGAACTTGTGCGCGAAGATCCCTGACAACGTTGATGACGAATCAGCCGCATTCACCGTCTTGGGATCTATCGCCTTGCAGGGCGTCCGTCTTGCAAAGCCTACAATCGGAGAATCTGTGGCAGTCATCGGATTAGGGCTTATAGGGCTGATTACGGTGCAGATACTGCGCGCCAACGGATGTCGGGTAATCGGAATCGACTTCGACAGCGAAAAGTGCAAGTTCGCCCAGTCATTCGGAGCCGAAACAGTCGACCTATCCAAGGGGGAAGACCCAGTAGCGGCAGGCATGGCCTTCTCTCGCGGGCGCGGCATGGACGCCGTCATCATTACAGCGTCCACAAAGAGCGACGAGCCTGTCAGCAACGCGGCAAACATGTCGCGCAAGCGCGGCCGCATCATCCTGGTTGGCGTAGTGGGCCTGCAACTATCAAGAGCTGAGTTCTACGATAAGGAACTCACATTCCAAGTTTCATGCTCCTACGGGCCAGGGCGATACGACGACTCATACGAGCTCAAAGGCCAAGACTACCCCGTCGGCTTCGTCCGCTGGACAGAACAGCGTAACTTTGAAGCGATCCTTGACATGATGGCCTCCGGAGCCATCGACATGCGACCACTTATCTCGCACCGCTTCTCCTTCGATGACGCCCTAGACGCCTACGCGCAACTTGATGACAAGAGCTCGCTCGGCATCCTCCTAGAATACCCCGAAGCAGCCGGACCGGACCTAGTATCCAGCACGATCCGCCTTACCGAAGCGAAGCGAGCTCCCCAGAAGGCTCAATGCAGTTTTCTGGGCGGTGGAAACTACGCGGGAAGAATCTTGATACCCGCCTTCAGTAAAGCAGGAGCAAGCTTGGACACGATCGTAACCAGCTCAGGAGCCAGCGGGGCTACTCAAGGCCGCAAACACGGCTTCCAGAACGCTGCCACCTCCGAAGATGCCGTCCTAAACAGTGCATCGACAGACACCATCGCTATTGCCACGCGGCACAACCTTCACGCCAAGCAAACGTGCGAAGCACTAAAGGCCGGCAAAAACGTTTTTGTGGAAAAACCGCTCGCTATGACCCTAGACGAGCTAAGCGAGATCGAAGCTTGCTACCGGGCAGCTGGCAACAATCAGCCACTAGTCATGGTTGGTTTCAATCGCCGTTTCTCGCAGCACGCCACCAAAATGAAGGCCCTGCTAGATAGCGTCAAAGAGCCAAAATCACTCGTCTTTACGATCAACGCCGGAGAAATTCCTATGGATCATTGGACCCAAGATCCAGCAATCGGCGGCGGTCGCATCATTGGAGAAGCCTGCCACTTCATAGACTTCGCTCGATTCCTAGTCGGAGCTCCCATCAAAAGCTTCTACGGAGCAAAATTAGGCAATCCCGACCAGAGGCTGGCCACCACCGAAGACAAAGCGACGCTAATTCTTTCCTTCGAAGACGGCTCTCAAGCCACAATCCACTATCTGGCAAACGGAGATAAAGGGTTCCCCAAGGAACGCATCGAAGCCTTCGCCGGTCAAAAGGTGCTTCAGCTCGACAACTTCAAGTCGCTCAAAGGATTCGGCTGGAAAGGATTCTCAAAGTTCAAGACACGATCCCAAGACAAAGGACAAAACGCCTGCGTGCAGGCTTTCGTAGATGCCATCAAGTCCGGATCCGCCGCTCCTGTAGAGATGGACCAGCTAATAGAAGTATCCAGAGTAACCATACAACTTGCCGAACAACTTAAGGGCTAA
- a CDS encoding AglZ/HisF2 family acetamidino modification protein, whose amino-acid sequence MLHPRIIPCLLVRNRGLVKTFGFGDSKYVGDPINAVKIFNEKEVDELVVLDIDATAEKREPDYKMIENLAAECRMPLCYGGGVKTAEQASRIFALGVEKVSLSSAAIESPGLVSEISAQAGAQSVVVTLDVKKKGLFGKFSVYTHNAKKSTGKDPVELAIEMQKAGAGEIVLNSIDNDGAMKGYDLKLIDRVRAEITIPMTVIGGAGSLKHISELIKEHPFIGAAAGSLFVFKGKYKAVLINYPNRQEKIDLISASISQP is encoded by the coding sequence ATGCTTCACCCACGGATAATCCCTTGCCTCTTAGTACGAAACAGAGGGCTCGTGAAAACCTTTGGCTTTGGTGATTCCAAATACGTAGGAGACCCCATCAACGCAGTCAAAATCTTCAACGAGAAGGAGGTCGACGAACTCGTAGTCCTAGACATCGACGCCACAGCAGAAAAACGAGAGCCAGACTACAAGATGATCGAAAACCTAGCCGCAGAGTGCCGTATGCCGCTGTGCTACGGAGGCGGAGTAAAAACCGCCGAACAAGCTAGCCGCATCTTTGCACTCGGCGTTGAAAAAGTATCCCTAAGCTCTGCCGCCATCGAATCACCTGGATTAGTATCCGAAATCTCCGCGCAGGCAGGAGCACAAAGCGTAGTCGTCACGCTAGACGTCAAAAAGAAGGGGCTCTTCGGAAAGTTCAGTGTCTACACACACAACGCCAAAAAAAGCACAGGCAAAGACCCAGTCGAGCTGGCCATCGAGATGCAAAAAGCTGGAGCCGGTGAAATAGTCCTCAACTCTATCGACAACGACGGAGCAATGAAAGGCTATGACCTGAAACTCATAGACCGCGTTCGAGCTGAAATCACCATTCCTATGACAGTAATTGGCGGAGCCGGATCTCTCAAACATATTTCAGAACTCATCAAAGAGCATCCGTTCATTGGCGCAGCGGCAGGAAGCTTATTCGTATTCAAAGGCAAATACAAAGCTGTACTCATCAACTACCCAAATCGACAGGAAAAGATAGACCTTATCTCTGCAAGCATTTCTCAACCCTAG
- the hisH gene encoding imidazole glycerol phosphate synthase subunit HisH, with protein sequence MITIVNYGLGNLRAFSNVYKRLNIEHKISSDPSEIKNSSKLILPGVGAFDHAMTLLQESGLRSALDVAVLERKTPIIGICVGMQMLANGSDEGNLPGLGWIPGQVRKFDESKVPQMPHMGWNEVEAPDLPIFKEREEHSRFYFLHSYYFECETPHHAIAHATYGNRFTCAVNRDNVYGVQFHPEKSHHNGVQLLRNFAQL encoded by the coding sequence ATGATAACAATAGTAAATTACGGACTTGGGAATTTGCGTGCCTTTTCGAACGTCTATAAGCGACTTAATATTGAACACAAAATTTCCTCGGATCCCTCTGAGATCAAGAATTCTTCAAAACTTATACTTCCCGGCGTAGGAGCATTCGACCATGCGATGACGCTCCTTCAGGAATCAGGACTCAGATCGGCTCTGGATGTAGCAGTGCTCGAACGCAAAACTCCCATCATCGGCATCTGCGTAGGCATGCAAATGTTAGCAAACGGCAGTGACGAAGGAAACTTGCCCGGTCTGGGATGGATCCCCGGGCAAGTACGCAAATTCGACGAAAGCAAAGTCCCGCAGATGCCACACATGGGCTGGAACGAGGTAGAAGCCCCAGACCTCCCCATTTTCAAAGAGCGAGAAGAGCATTCGCGCTTCTATTTCCTACATTCCTACTACTTCGAGTGCGAGACACCACATCACGCTATCGCCCATGCGACCTACGGCAACCGCTTCACTTGTGCCGTAAACAGGGACAACGTGTATGGTGTACAATTCCACCCCGAAAAGAGCCACCACAACGGCGTACAACTCCTGCGAAACTTCGCCCAACTCTAA
- a CDS encoding N-acetyl sugar amidotransferase: MSKHTICTNCVMDTTDALIHFDEKGVCDHCNTFYSKTLPNWNTGPEGRAELDKMVDSIKKRGKGKDFDCIIGMSGGIDSSYLVYLAKEVLDLRPLVFHVDAGWNSQIAVNNIERLVDKLGLDLFTEVIDWEEMKDLQLSFFKSGVSHIDSPQDNAFFATMYHFAEEHKVKNILTGTNLSTECVRNPVEWMYYQSDARQIKDIQKKFGSKRLKNYPTTSIIRHKIWLPYIKGIKVLRPLNHMPYIKEEAVELLKNEFGWQPYPQKHFESRFTRFYESYWLPERFGYDTRKVQFSSLILTGQMTREEALKKLKSPAYDPETIEDDIQFVANKLDITVEELKSYLHIPKKTYRDYKSQQSIYKLGAKAMKLLGLEIGGKR; the protein is encoded by the coding sequence ATGAGCAAACACACGATTTGTACCAATTGCGTCATGGACACGACTGACGCTTTAATCCACTTTGACGAAAAAGGCGTATGTGACCACTGCAACACATTCTACAGCAAGACTCTTCCGAACTGGAACACAGGGCCCGAAGGGAGAGCAGAACTCGACAAGATGGTCGATTCCATCAAGAAACGCGGCAAGGGCAAGGACTTCGACTGTATCATCGGCATGAGCGGAGGAATCGACAGCTCGTACTTAGTTTATTTAGCCAAGGAGGTGCTGGATCTTCGCCCCCTAGTTTTCCATGTCGATGCAGGCTGGAATTCGCAGATAGCTGTAAACAATATCGAGCGACTAGTAGATAAACTCGGACTAGATCTTTTCACCGAAGTTATAGACTGGGAAGAAATGAAAGACCTGCAGCTTTCTTTCTTCAAATCAGGAGTATCCCATATCGACTCTCCTCAAGATAACGCCTTTTTTGCGACGATGTACCATTTCGCCGAAGAACATAAGGTGAAAAACATCCTAACTGGCACAAACCTTTCGACAGAGTGCGTCCGCAACCCAGTCGAGTGGATGTACTACCAGTCCGACGCTAGACAGATAAAAGACATACAAAAGAAGTTCGGTAGCAAACGATTAAAGAACTACCCAACGACCTCGATTATCAGACATAAGATCTGGCTCCCCTACATCAAGGGCATAAAAGTGCTAAGACCTTTGAACCACATGCCCTACATAAAGGAGGAAGCAGTCGAGTTACTCAAGAATGAGTTCGGTTGGCAGCCATACCCACAAAAGCACTTCGAATCTCGATTCACTCGATTCTACGAAAGCTATTGGCTTCCCGAACGGTTCGGCTACGACACACGAAAGGTCCAATTTTCGAGCTTAATACTAACGGGACAAATGACCCGCGAAGAGGCCCTGAAAAAGCTCAAGTCACCCGCCTATGACCCGGAAACAATCGAAGACGACATACAGTTCGTCGCCAACAAGCTCGATATCACCGTCGAGGAACTAAAGTCGTATCTACATATCCCAAAGAAGACATACAGAGACTACAAATCACAACAGAGCATTTACAAGCTAGGGGCCAAGGCGATGAAACTCCTCGGGCTTGAGATTGGCGGAAAAAGATGA
- a CDS encoding lipopolysaccharide biosynthesis protein: MINLSNIISGIKWTTLSSAVVSLCAIIKIAILTRYLDKEDFGTFALTNITITLATLISESGICNAMFHKKRIPKKTLSSLFWLAIAISCAVYICILFLSSPIEKFYKADNLSLIINTTSIYIIINTPGRFFRTLINKNMLFSETTKSDLTGAITGLIASTTLAICNFQIWALVLGHLIQALTTTTLLCHHGSRHFRPQLHFSLKSTRSYLKIGLYQTGGQLANFAGRDIDIILIGKFFSPETLGGYSLAKELALKPAAIIGPVINKVLTPTLAGSENADRKQIFLSTQSITSYLGLLLYATLALSSNQAITFAYGSSYSSAATIFSVFCIIMIFRLHMSNIGNLITATGRTHLDLIWNLIVLTASAAAITLTATKEIQDILIAMLIQTFLLIPLYWIVLIRTLTGASAFEYITSTARIFAALKQLKMLRYQ, from the coding sequence GTGATCAATCTCTCAAATATAATTAGCGGCATCAAGTGGACAACACTATCCTCTGCAGTCGTCTCACTTTGTGCAATAATAAAAATAGCCATCCTGACTCGCTACTTAGACAAGGAAGATTTCGGAACATTCGCACTGACAAACATAACCATAACGCTAGCGACCCTTATTAGCGAAAGTGGAATATGCAATGCAATGTTTCACAAGAAGAGAATACCAAAAAAAACACTCTCCAGCCTATTCTGGCTGGCAATTGCAATATCCTGCGCAGTTTACATCTGCATACTTTTCTTAAGTTCTCCAATTGAAAAGTTTTACAAAGCAGACAACCTATCCCTAATCATCAACACAACTTCTATATATATAATTATAAACACCCCGGGGAGATTCTTTCGCACCCTGATAAACAAGAACATGTTGTTTTCCGAGACAACGAAATCAGACCTAACGGGTGCAATAACTGGCCTTATCGCCAGCACAACCCTTGCTATATGCAACTTTCAAATTTGGGCACTAGTACTAGGACACCTCATCCAAGCCCTAACCACCACAACCCTCCTTTGCCACCACGGAAGTAGACATTTTCGCCCACAACTTCATTTCAGTCTCAAATCCACACGCTCCTATTTAAAAATTGGATTATACCAAACCGGTGGGCAGCTGGCCAACTTTGCTGGTCGTGATATCGACATAATACTCATCGGAAAGTTCTTCAGCCCAGAAACACTAGGCGGATATTCACTAGCAAAGGAGTTAGCACTAAAACCTGCGGCCATCATAGGTCCGGTGATCAATAAGGTGTTAACACCCACCCTCGCTGGATCCGAAAACGCCGACAGGAAGCAAATCTTCCTATCGACGCAAAGCATCACATCATACTTAGGCCTACTACTCTATGCAACACTGGCATTAAGCTCAAACCAAGCTATCACATTTGCATACGGTTCGAGTTACAGCTCGGCTGCTACCATATTTTCCGTATTTTGCATAATCATGATCTTTCGATTGCACATGAGCAATATTGGAAACCTAATTACAGCAACCGGCAGAACCCACCTAGATTTGATTTGGAACCTAATAGTGCTAACAGCTAGCGCAGCCGCCATCACACTAACAGCAACCAAAGAAATCCAAGACATACTCATAGCAATGCTAATCCAAACATTTCTACTTATCCCCTTATACTGGATCGTGCTCATTCGCACACTTACAGGGGCTAGTGCCTTCGAATACATAACTAGCACCGCTCGCATTTTCGCAGCCCTTAAGCAACTCAAGATGCTACGTTATCAATGA
- a CDS encoding class I SAM-dependent methyltransferase, with amino-acid sequence MHKIKKSSHNWLAYDAPHNAIAQNISNFVGVVADLGCGKSPYKPDIEKYASQYIGVDWENSLHDQSNVNVFSNLNEEIKLPDNSADTALVMHVMEHLSEPDNFLAEANRILKDDGFILIQVPFNWHLHEEPHDYFRYTPYGLEHLLKKANFDYIETKTEGGIFTVLTLKFNYASRKILRGPLRILGIPIWFINQHLARWLDNKIKYSNEFVAITATARKRAKLF; translated from the coding sequence ATGCATAAGATCAAAAAATCTTCTCACAATTGGCTGGCTTATGACGCACCGCACAACGCGATCGCACAGAACATTTCAAACTTTGTTGGCGTAGTCGCCGACCTTGGATGCGGAAAATCCCCATACAAACCCGACATCGAGAAATATGCTTCTCAATATATCGGCGTCGACTGGGAAAACTCGCTGCACGATCAATCAAACGTCAACGTGTTCTCCAACCTTAACGAAGAAATCAAACTTCCAGACAACTCAGCAGACACTGCTCTAGTGATGCACGTCATGGAACACCTAAGCGAGCCCGACAACTTCCTTGCTGAAGCAAACAGAATCCTAAAAGATGATGGCTTCATCCTCATCCAAGTGCCTTTCAACTGGCACTTGCACGAGGAACCACACGATTATTTCAGATACACCCCATACGGATTGGAACATCTCCTAAAGAAAGCCAATTTCGATTATATAGAAACAAAGACTGAAGGCGGCATATTCACCGTTCTAACACTAAAATTCAATTACGCTTCCAGAAAAATCCTCAGAGGACCACTAAGAATCCTAGGCATCCCCATCTGGTTCATAAACCAACACTTAGCAAGGTGGCTGGACAATAAAATAAAATACAGCAATGAATTTGTCGCGATCACAGCTACCGCTCGAAAAAGAGCCAAACTCTTTTAA
- a CDS encoding TDP-N-acetylfucosamine:lipid II N-acetylfucosaminyltransferase produces MIRILHLTYDFSFINFVINSFEENPNCVCEYITVTKEGSPPENIAQHDRLRSIAKQELSSEQFKQFAKSFDGILFHSLSLDFSKFLSNLETSATCIWLPWGADFYQTHPELKNNLLLPQTLKLDSRLKGIKRYNDKLKQILSVLGIRKNEYQHQEEALKKIKYIAPVISEDYELIKKHFQNTENASFLKFCYGNTNTFSEPKARITGNNILLGNSASPTNNHIEAIDFLSKTQLEDKLVITPLTYGNKNYANHIEEYGKHKLGKNFHALRRHMSLSDYITTIRSCSIYILNHRRQQALGNIYAMLYLGAKLLIRKDNPTFTFLQKAGIVFDELDTDPSKPISPLSTSSATHNRQTLDRMISPEKTKENTQNIVNAIKSNSTKQHA; encoded by the coding sequence ATGATTAGGATACTTCATCTTACATACGATTTTTCCTTTATCAACTTTGTCATAAATTCCTTCGAAGAAAACCCTAATTGCGTTTGCGAATATATAACCGTCACAAAAGAGGGTTCCCCACCAGAAAACATTGCCCAACATGATAGACTGCGAAGCATCGCTAAACAGGAGCTGAGTAGCGAGCAGTTCAAACAGTTCGCTAAATCATTCGACGGCATACTGTTTCACTCTCTAAGCTTAGATTTCTCCAAATTTCTGTCTAACTTAGAAACAAGCGCCACCTGCATCTGGCTACCCTGGGGGGCTGACTTTTACCAAACGCATCCCGAGCTAAAAAACAATCTCCTCCTACCCCAAACGCTCAAACTAGATTCCCGACTCAAAGGCATCAAACGCTATAATGACAAATTAAAGCAAATACTGTCCGTTCTAGGCATACGTAAAAACGAATACCAACACCAAGAAGAAGCGCTAAAAAAGATCAAGTACATCGCTCCCGTAATCAGTGAGGATTACGAACTCATCAAGAAACACTTCCAAAACACAGAAAACGCCTCCTTCTTGAAGTTTTGCTACGGAAACACGAACACGTTCTCTGAGCCCAAAGCGCGTATAACAGGCAACAACATTCTCCTAGGCAACTCCGCCTCCCCAACAAACAACCATATTGAGGCGATAGATTTCCTCTCTAAAACTCAACTGGAGGACAAGCTCGTTATAACGCCGCTCACCTACGGGAACAAAAACTACGCAAATCACATTGAAGAATACGGAAAGCACAAGCTGGGAAAGAATTTTCATGCACTTAGAAGGCATATGTCGCTATCCGATTACATAACGACAATTCGAAGCTGCTCGATCTACATACTCAACCACAGAAGGCAGCAGGCACTTGGAAACATATACGCCATGCTATACCTAGGAGCTAAACTCCTTATACGGAAAGACAATCCAACTTTCACATTTCTTCAAAAAGCAGGTATCGTGTTCGATGAACTGGACACTGATCCCAGCAAACCAATTTCACCGCTTTCTACCAGCTCCGCAACGCACAACCGTCAGACACTAGATCGCATGATCTCCCCCGAAAAAACGAAGGAAAACACGCAAAACATAGTAAATGCGATAAAGAGCAACTCAACGAAGCAACATGCATAA
- a CDS encoding dTDP-4-amino-4,6-dideoxyglucose formyltransferase produces the protein MQKILIISDNVFLTENIQTLAKTIDNTEFTYFYSSINKSAEALKELGAIPANLKKTETINAITSTFDLVISAHCKQIFPPDLVNKIRCINIHPGLNPYNRGWYPQVFSIINGLPAGCTIHEIDDEIDHGAIIAQTQIAIGPTDTSLDVYERVQHAEIQLISENLGKIIRNEYTATAAKSEGNYNSVKDFKELCKLDLNKRDTLENHINLLRALTHGEFKNAFYTDSDNRRIYISINISRSDD, from the coding sequence ATGCAGAAGATCCTCATCATATCCGACAATGTTTTCCTAACTGAGAATATCCAGACGCTGGCTAAGACAATCGATAACACAGAGTTCACATACTTCTATAGCTCGATAAACAAGTCAGCTGAGGCACTAAAAGAACTAGGTGCCATCCCCGCCAATCTCAAAAAAACGGAGACGATTAACGCAATAACATCTACATTCGACCTAGTCATCTCAGCTCATTGCAAACAAATATTCCCACCAGATCTAGTTAACAAAATCCGCTGTATAAACATACATCCTGGCCTAAATCCATACAATCGCGGATGGTACCCACAAGTATTTTCGATCATCAATGGTTTACCTGCTGGATGTACGATTCACGAAATCGATGATGAGATCGACCACGGAGCTATAATTGCCCAAACCCAGATTGCAATTGGGCCAACGGATACATCGTTGGATGTATACGAGAGGGTACAACATGCGGAAATCCAACTGATCTCAGAAAATTTAGGGAAAATAATAAGAAATGAATACACCGCAACAGCAGCGAAATCAGAAGGAAACTATAATAGTGTAAAGGACTTCAAAGAACTCTGCAAACTAGACCTAAACAAACGCGACACTCTAGAGAATCACATCAATCTTCTGAGAGCACTAACACACGGGGAGTTTAAAAACGCGTTCTATACCGATAGCGACAATCGCCGAATCTACATCAGCATCAACATTTCTAGATCAGATGATTAG
- a CDS encoding DegT/DnrJ/EryC1/StrS family aminotransferase produces the protein MQKPKFPIFVTRPSLPDLNEFHDQLKILWDSKWLTNNGAFHQRFERELAEFLGVKYVSLFSNGTLALITALQSLRITGDVITTPYSFVATTHALNWNGIRPIFCDVDPIYGNICPKSIESLITPKTTAIVPVHVYGNPADNSELQRIADTYGLKLIYDAAHAFNVRENGKSILNYGDLSILSFHATKAFNTIEGGAIICHDSKTKSRLDFLKNFGFADEVTVVAPGINAKMNELQAAYGLLQLKSAESEIEKRSRVHQLYADALKNIKGIRTIPIPSNVEHNFSYFPIFIEPEYALSRDKVYEEFRKRNIIVRRYFYPLISEFPPYRALPSASPDNLPTATNLAQSVLNLPIYPDLSQETVEYICHQLATAFNS, from the coding sequence ATGCAAAAGCCAAAATTCCCAATTTTCGTCACGAGACCATCATTACCAGACCTAAACGAATTTCACGATCAATTAAAAATACTATGGGACAGCAAATGGCTCACCAACAACGGAGCCTTCCACCAACGCTTCGAAAGAGAACTGGCAGAGTTTCTTGGCGTCAAATACGTTTCTCTTTTCTCGAACGGAACGTTGGCACTAATAACAGCACTGCAATCCCTACGCATCACCGGTGATGTTATAACGACTCCATATAGCTTTGTAGCCACTACACACGCACTTAACTGGAACGGCATTCGCCCCATCTTTTGCGATGTTGATCCTATTTACGGAAACATCTGCCCAAAGAGCATAGAATCGCTAATCACACCAAAAACCACAGCGATCGTTCCCGTCCATGTATACGGCAATCCAGCCGACAACTCGGAACTACAGAGAATCGCCGACACTTACGGATTGAAATTAATATACGATGCAGCACATGCATTCAATGTCAGGGAAAACGGCAAATCCATCCTAAACTACGGAGACCTTTCGATATTAAGTTTCCACGCCACTAAAGCATTCAATACGATCGAAGGAGGTGCAATTATTTGCCACGACTCCAAAACAAAAAGTCGATTAGACTTTCTTAAGAACTTTGGATTCGCGGACGAAGTAACCGTCGTCGCACCAGGCATCAACGCTAAGATGAACGAACTGCAAGCAGCTTACGGCCTACTGCAACTCAAGTCCGCTGAGTCTGAAATAGAGAAAAGAAGCAGAGTTCACCAGCTTTACGCAGATGCCCTCAAAAACATAAAAGGCATAAGAACGATTCCTATACCTAGTAACGTTGAGCACAATTTCTCTTATTTCCCTATTTTTATAGAACCCGAATACGCTCTTTCTCGCGACAAGGTCTACGAGGAGTTTCGAAAGCGGAATATAATAGTAAGGCGATACTTTTACCCACTAATCAGCGAATTCCCCCCTTACAGAGCTCTTCCCTCAGCATCGCCCGACAACCTCCCCACCGCAACCAACCTTGCTCAAAGCGTATTGAATTTGCCAATATACCCTGACCTTAGCCAGGAGACGGTTGAATACATCTGTCATCAACTAGCAACCGCGTTCAACAGCTAA